The window TGGACCTGGTTCGTCGTCGCGTCGGCGAACGCGATCGATACCGCGATCGAATCGCCGCCGTCTACGCCAGCGAGGGTCTCGGCTGCCCCGCTGTCCTCGTGATAGGCGGCGGCCGTTCCCGCGAATCCCATTGCCAGTACACTGGCCATCAGTGCTATCGTCAGTGTGATCGTAAGTGCGCGTTTCATAGTTGATCGTTATGAGGCACGCATCACACCGGCGATCGACAGCGGGAACGACGATCCGACAGTTGTTTGCTCCCCGGCAGATAGACACCGCCGTCTCCCCGCTGCTCCCGCTGTGACGCGTTACCCAGTCGTTCCCTATCAGGGAAGCCCACTTCAACCCGAAGAACGGTTTCGGGGAGAATTGGGCCATTAGCAGGACTCTATCGACGCCCAAAGACCGACTGCGACAGGTCTCTGAACGAATTCGAGGTGATCGGTAGAGCGCGTTGACACGATACTGGGCGTGCAATGGACGACGCGTCTGGACGGGGCGGGACGGGCGTCGGGCTCTCGCGACGACGCTGTGTGTCGTTCTCGATTGACAGTCGGAACATACGGTAGCCACGGGCTGCGAGTCGACGGCCGAAAAAAGCAGAATCAAAATTCCGTTCGAGACGGATAGTCGGCGTGTGAGTATCAGTGAACGTTACGTTTCTCCGTCGGTATCCTCATCGTCATCGTCGTCATCGTCGTCATCATCGTCCAGGTCGTTCTCCCAGTCGACGTTCACGTCGACGCCGGTGACGTCACCGGTCGTGGCAGTCTGGTCGACACTGGCGATGTTGTTCTGCTCGACGTTCTGGACCTGCGTCGTCTCGGCAGCGGCGAACGCACCGCTCGCAGCCACCGCATCGCCACCGCCGCCATCAGTCAGGGCTCCGCCAGCAGTGCCACCCTTCTGGTGGTCGGACTGACCCGCAGCGGCGGCACCGGAGCCACCACCGTCGCTCGCGGCGAACGCGTCGCCGGACTGGGCGACGGCGAGGGTGTTAGCCTCTTGCACGTTAGTGTTGTCCTGGTTTACAGTGGCCGTGGTGGTGGCGTCACCGGACGACAGGTTCTGATCACCGACGCTGATGTCGATATTGATCCCGTCATCGTCGTCAGTGTCGTGGTTCGATGCCGCAGCCGTTCCGGCGAATCCCATCGCCATCATACTGCCGATCAACGCTACTGTCAGTGTAATTGTGAGTGCGCGCTTCATAGTGGTTGTAGTGTCTATTAGGCACGCATCACACGGGCGGGCCGTAACGAGATCCGTGGCCCACTCGGAGCCACACCTCGTCGGGGTAGGCACCGCCATCTCCCCTGGTCTCCCGCTGTGACGCGTTGCCCAATCGCCACACATCACGGAAACCCACTTCAACCCGAAGAACGGTTTCGGGGAGAATTTGGTCATTAGAAGACTCGAGAGGCGGATTTAGTTGCCTACGGCGAGATTCCAGCCACGACGAATGAACATCCGTTCTCGGTACGAGGGATCTATCGGCCCCGTTTGCGACAGTTACATCGGTTTCATACCGGATGCCGCCCCCGAAATACCGGCTGAACGATCGTCAGTAGGTTCGTCGTCTCGGGAATCCTGACGATACGATCGGCGAGACACTTCACCGGAACGGAACACCGGCGGCTGCTGTCGCACTCGGAGCGGTCGACCGTTCCGAAGTCCTGCAATTCTGCCACGAGACAGTTTCTATCTAGTGGTCTCTCCGGTCCGTATTCACACCTTGTAACTGGAAGCCACCGGTTTCGGCCTGCGTACGCTCGACGTGGAACGAGTAGGCTCCTTCATATCGGAATCAACTGACAGATAACAAAGTCTGTCATCCGGATACGAAGGTTCACGCCGTGGAGATGCAGAAACAAACGACTCTCACGGCTCAAGTCAAACGAATCATGACCAACACGACGACGATACGTTCACAGTGTACGACGGTTCTTATGGCCTGTATAGTCGCCTTAGCGATGGTAGCCGGCGGTGCACCGGCGGTTGCCGCGGGCGAGGACGCCGACACCGGTTCGGACTCCATCCACGCCCTCGAGGATGGCGAAGAGCTGTACCTGGTGTTCGGTGCTGACCTCGGCGATATGACGCTCGAGGAGTACATCGAAGCGCACGCGTCGGGCACCGCCGCGGCCGACGCGGAGGTCACCCAGTACCAGGACGTCAGCCAGGTCAACATCAACCAGCAGGGGAACGCGACCTCCATCTCGATCGACGGCGGTGAGGCAACCGCCGTCCAGGAGGCGACCCAGCAGAACGACAACGTCCAGTTCGGCGACGGCTCTTCCTCGAGCGTCCAGTCGACGCAGTTCGAGGACGTCGGGAGCGTGACGGTCGTCCTCGGGAACGGCGACGGCAAGCACTTCGACGGCTGGGGTGTCGCCGACAAGAAAGGCGACAAGGCAGACGTCGACGCCGATCAGGCCGCCGATGCGGAGGTCACCCAGGTCCAGGAAGTCGGCCAGCTCAACTACAACGAGCAGAACGTCGCCTTCGCGATCGCCGAAAACGAGAGCGAGGCCGTCGCCCTGCAGTACTCCGAGCAGGCCAACCAGAACCTGCAGCAGGGCGTCGCGAACGCTACCAACGTCTACATGGGCGACGGTGAGTTCAGCGACCAGTCCGCCCAGGCCTCTGTCGAACAGGGCCAGGCGACGGACCAGATGAACGTCAACGAACAGGACGGCGCGGTCGCGATCGCCGTCGGCAACAACAGTACGGCGACCGCGATCCAGTTCACCGAACAGACCAACTTCAACGAGCAGATCGGCGAGGCCGACGCCGCGAACATCATTGCCGGCATGCCCGGCATGAACGTCGCGACCGCCGGCTTCACCGGCGACAACGGCGTCGTCCAGACCGAAAGCACGCTCGAGGGACTGCACGGTGACAAGGACGCGGACAAGGATCACAAGAAGGGCTCCGACGAGATCCAGACCGCGACCACCGAGGTGACCCAGGAGCAAGGCGTCGAGCAGATGAACGTCAACCTGCAAAACACCGCGTTCGCGTACGCGACCAACAGCAGCAACGCCACCGCGCTGCAGTTGTCCTACCAGCAGAACATCAACGCACAGGTCGGATTCGCCGAGGCGCTGAACGTCTACGCCGGCCCCGGTCACGTCAACGACGGCGTCATCGCCTCCGAGACGACCAGCGTGACGCTCGGTGGCAACGACGTCGGCGGCGTCTCCGGAATCGCCTACGACTCCGACGCCAACCAGACCAACGACGTCGAGCAACACGCCACCGCGCAGATCGAGCAAGTTCAGTTCGTGACCCAGGAGAACGTCAACGAGCAGCAGGCCGCAGTCGCCGTCGCCGACAACGGCGGCAGCGCCGACTCCGCACAGTTGACCATCCAGGAGAACGAGAACGTCCAGTTCGCGTCGGTCGCCGCGACCAACGTCTGGGCCGCTTCGTAACTGAACACCCTCGAGACTGCCTTCGGCTACCGCTTCGACGTCGTATTCGATTTCTCCCGTTTCTTCGGAGCCTCGTGCCGCCAGAGGCGTCTCGGTCTCGCTGTGAGGACACAGTACCGTCACCGGAGAGTCGTGGTATCCGATCGATCGCTGGCGTCGCTACCGTACGATCCGCTACCGAGATATCGGTCGGTAAGTGCGAAGCGACGCGATCGATTCGGCCGGAGTGTGAAATTTATCGCTCGAACGAGGACTGTTTCAGCGAGTTCCAACCGTATTGACGAAACCGTTCAATCCTATTGTCTATTTATCCGGTGAGACGATCACGGACGCAAACGATACCCCTTATCGATACGAGCGGGTATGGCTATCGAGACCGCCGTCGTCCTCGCTGCCGGGGAAGGAACCCGACTCCGCCCGCTGACGCGGAATCGACCCAAGCCGATGCTCCCGGCGGCGACGAAACCCATCCTCGAGCACGTCTTCGATCAACTCCTCGAGGCGGGGATCGAGAGGCTGGTCGTCGTCGTCGGCTACGGCCGGACCCGGGTCCAGTCACACTTCGGGCCGACCTACCGGAACGCACCGATCACGTACGTCACCCAGGAGTCACAGCTCGGGACCGGCCACGCGTTGCTGACGGCGGAGTCCGCCGTCGACGGCTCGCTCCTGGCGATCAACGGGGATCAGATCGCCGACGAATCCATCGTTCGCGACGTCCTCGAGGCCCACGGCGACGGGGGGAAAGCGACGCCGAACGACGGTCCCGCCGCGACGCTCGCGCTGTTGCGGCGGGCGGGCCGCCCGACGGCCGCGTGACCGAACTCGAGGAGTCGCCCGGCGACGATCGATCGTATCACCTGAACGCAGGAATCTACGCCTGCGAGCCGGCGGTGTTCGACGCTGTACGGGAGGCGACCTCGGAGACGGGAGAACACTCCCTGATCGACGGCCTTTCGCGGCTCGTCTCGTCGGACGCCCTCGTTCGCGGGGTCGTCACCGAGGGGACGTGGGTCGACGCGACCTATCCCTGGGACCTGCTCGACGTCTCGTTCGCGCTGTGTGACGCAGGAATGCTCGAGGCCGATCCCCCGGCTGGGGATCGTTCGGCGGCGACGATCCACGACCGGGCCGTGGTCAGGGAGCCTGCGGTCATCGACCGGGACTGCGTGATCGGCCCGGGAGCCGTCGTCGGCCCCTACGTTTGCCTCGGGGAAAACGCGACCGTCGGATCCAACGCCGTCCTCGAGCGGAGCGTCGTCGACGCCGATACGACCGTCGCGGACAACGCGACCGTCGTCGACTGCGTGACCGGGACGGGAGTGACGATCGGTGCCGGATCGACGGTTCCGGGCGGCCCGGGCGACGTCCGTGTCGGCGACCGCGTCTTCGAGGACGAGTCCCTGGGTGCGTTACTCGCCGATCGCGTCACCGACCACGGGGGCGTCGCGTACGTTCCCGGAACGATCGTCGGTCCCGACACCGAACTCCGGACCGGGGCGACCGTCCGCGGAACGGTGCCCGAGAGAACGGAGGTGTGGCCCTGATGTGCGGGATCGTCGGCTACACCGGTGCGCGAGCGGACCGGAGCGTCCGCGAGGTGCTGTTGACGGGCCTGTCGAACCTCGAGTACCGTGGCTACGATTCGGCGGGCGTCGCCATCGCGAACGGCTCGCTGGCAGTTCGCAAGCGGGAAGGCGAGCTTCCGGAACTGAAAGCCGCGATGGAAGGCGGAGCGGAACCGGTTCCCGACGACGGCCTCGCCGGCATCGGACACACCCGCTGGAGCACGCACGGGCCACCCTCGGACGCGAACGCCCACCCCCACACCGACTGCGGGGGTCGCGTCGCCGTCGTCCACAACGGCATCATCGAGAACTACCGCGATCTCCGCGAGTCGCTCGCCGAACGGGGACACGAATTCGAGAGCGACACCGACACCGAAGTGATCCCGCACCTGATCGAGGAGGCGCTCGGCCAGGGCGACGAGTTCGAGGCCGCGTTCCGGCGGGCCGTCGACCGGATCGAGGGGAGCTACGCGGTGGCGGCCGTCCACGCCGACCGGGAGACGGTCCACGCGACGCGCTACCGGTCCCCGCTGGTCCTGGGGCTCGACGACGACGGCTACTTCCTCGCGAGCGACGTCCCGGCCTTCCTCGAGTACACCGACCGCGTCGTCTACCTTGAGGACGGCCAGTTCGCGTCGATCCGTCCCTCCGGGGCCGAGATCACCGACGAACGGGGTTCGCTGGTCGACGTGTCGGTCGAGACCATCGACTGGGAACCCGAGGACGCGGGCAAGAGCGGGTACGACCACTACATGCTCAAGGAGATCCACGACCAGCCCCGCGCGATCCGGCGGTGTCTCCGCGGCCGGTTACGAGAACTCGACGGGGCCGTCGAGATCGACGAACTCGGCGGGCTGGACCGGCCGGATCGGGTTCACTTCGTCGCCTGCGGGACGTCGTACCACGCGTCGCTGTACGGGGCTCGCCTCTTCCGGGAGCGGGGGATCCCGTCGACGGCCTTCCTGGCGAGCGAATACGACGTCGGCAAGATTCCAATCGACGAGGGGACGGCCGTCATCGGCGTCACCCAGAGCGGCGAAACGGCCGATACGCTGGCCGCGCTCCGGGAGGCAAACAGTGCGGGGGCGACGACGGTCACGGTGAGCAACGTCGTCGGGAGTTCCGCCTCACGGGAGGCCGACCACGTGCTGTACATCCGGGCCGGACCGGAGATCAGCGTCGCCGCGACGAAGACCTTCGCCTCCCAGCAGGTGGCGCTGACGCTGCTCGCGAGCGCGATCACGGGAGCGTGCGACAGGGACACCCTCGAGGCGTTGCGATCGCTCCCCGACCACGTCCAGTCCGTGCTCGATCAGTCGCGTACACACGAGATCGCCGCCGAGTACGCGGACGCGGAGATGGACGCCTACTTCTTCATCGGCCGGGGGTACGCCGCACCGGTCGCCCTCGAGGGGGCGCTCAAACTCAAAGAGATCTCCTACGCCCACGCCGAGGGGTTCCCGGCGGGCGAGTTGAAACACGGTCCGCTCGCGCTGGTGACCGAACGCACGCCGGTGTTCGCCGTCGTGACGGGTGACTCGCGCGCGGAGACGATGCTCGGGAACATCAACGAAGTCTCGTCCCGGGGTGCCCCCGTCGTCGCGGTGACGGACTCGCCGGAACCGCTCGCCGCCGACGTCGATCACGTGGTACCGATCCCGGAGACCGACCCGCGGCTCGCGCCGATCCTGGCGAACGTCCAGCTACAGCTCGTGGCCTACTGGATCGCCAGGGAACTCGGACGGTCGATCGACAAGCCACGAAACCTCGCGAAAAGCGTCACCGTCCAGTGACGGTCGCCCGGAAGCTCCGGACGCCAAAGTGAGGCGACTCTCGAGTCGACGCCGTAAAAAGTGAAACGGCGACTCGAAGTGCGAACACACGGGGAGCGTCAGAAGAGGTCGGTGACGCCGAGCGCGTCGTCGACGACGTTGTCGACGTCGACACCGACCCCGAGGTCGTCGTCGACGTCAGCCACGTCGTCACCAGTCCCCGTCACCACTACTGCAGTCTCCTCCTCGAACGAGACGTCCGTTTCGTCGATTTCCTGCGAGCTATCTTCGACGATCGACTGTTCTTCGACCGCCTCGCCGGTCTCCTCCTGGCCGGGTTCCGATACTGTCACGTTCTCCGTCTGTGCCGCGACACCACCGGCCCCGACGGCCATCGCGAGGAGACTCACCGCGATCGCGAGGACCGCCAGCCGCCGACAGCGGGTCAGTTGATTCGTTCCAGTCATGGTAATTCCCCTCCGCGGGGCAGCGGGAGGTCGACAGATTCGATCAAAAACGACTGGAATCGTTTGGCCGAAAACACGCTATTGGCGCCCCTGTAAGTCCGAATTTGTCCCGAAACGGTGTGAGATCGGAACGGTCGCCGTGGATCGAAGCAGCCACCGGTCTCTCCGATAGACACCGGTATTGCTACGGGCAGTCCTGAAGCGGTAATCACCGTTCGACTCCTGAGCAACGGACGAACGATCATGCGGCGGTCCGGCAAAGGGACGGGTTGCAGTCGACGGCAAAACCGTGGGTAGGAATCGCTTACTTAATGCGACGGTTCTCGTAGATCGTTATCACACGATTCAGTATCGCATTGTATTATGTGCTTTCGAGCTGTAATCAGAGCCATGCAGGATCGCGACACTGCGAGCGGGGGGACTGCGCGATCGTCGGCCACCCCGTTCCACCGCTACGGGCGCCGCCCTGATATTCCGGCGGAGACGCCCGACCTACGGCGACGCGCGAGCACGAAAGCGGGAAACGAAATCGCCGAACGGAGACCGAGGGGGTTTCGCGAGCGACGGACTCGAGCGGTGCGTTACCGGCAGTCGTCGAGACCGCAAACACGGGGCCGGAGGCGAGGTGAGAGGTCGTGGAACTGATCGACGAGGAGGGCAACCTCTTGGGCGTCGTCAACGTCATCGACGCGCTCGTTGTCCTCCTGTTGCTGGCCGTCGTCGTCGCGGGGGTCGCACTCGTTACCGGCGGACAGGACCGGACTAGAGACGTCGATTCGGCGGAAACCGGCTACGCGACGCTCGAACTCGGCCAGCAGCCCGGGTACGTAATCGACAATCTCGAGTCCGGTGACGTCGGAACGCTCGGCGAGACCGGCCAACCGGTGACGGTGACCGACGTCTACGTCACTCCGCTGGCGACCGCCGAGGACGAGAACGCCACGACGACCGAGAACGGCACGAACACGGATGCCGACAGTACCGACGACGCCGTCGAGCCGATCGCCTCCGACAACGCCGTCGAGCCCCACGTCACGGTCCGCATCGAGTTCGAAACCGTACAGACCGGCGACGACGGCCCGGAGGAGTTCCGGGCTGGCGACGAGACGCTGTTGCTCGGGACCGAACAGCGTCTCGATATGGGAACCTACCGAACGAACGGGACGGTCACCGACCTCTCGCTCGAGGGCCAGTCGCTCGAGATCGACGAAACGACGACCACCGTCGAGCTCGAGATGCACAACGTCAGTCCGAGCGTCGCCGACGCACTCGAGGAAGGGATGACCGAAACCGTCCGCGGGACGA of the Halobiforma lacisalsi AJ5 genome contains:
- a CDS encoding DUF4330 family protein, encoding MELIDEEGNLLGVVNVIDALVVLLLLAVVVAGVALVTGGQDRTRDVDSAETGYATLELGQQPGYVIDNLESGDVGTLGETGQPVTVTDVYVTPLATAEDENATTTENGTNTDADSTDDAVEPIASDNAVEPHVTVRIEFETVQTGDDGPEEFRAGDETLLLGTEQRLDMGTYRTNGTVTDLSLEGQSLEIDETTTTVELEMHNVSPSVADALEEGMTETVRGTTHARIVDVEEEPAAVVLESDDGNIYERDHPRNVDVTLTVELRTQEAGTTERFRGEPVRIGSTVVLDFETLVVEGEVTAIA
- the glmS gene encoding glutamine--fructose-6-phosphate transaminase (isomerizing), giving the protein MCGIVGYTGARADRSVREVLLTGLSNLEYRGYDSAGVAIANGSLAVRKREGELPELKAAMEGGAEPVPDDGLAGIGHTRWSTHGPPSDANAHPHTDCGGRVAVVHNGIIENYRDLRESLAERGHEFESDTDTEVIPHLIEEALGQGDEFEAAFRRAVDRIEGSYAVAAVHADRETVHATRYRSPLVLGLDDDGYFLASDVPAFLEYTDRVVYLEDGQFASIRPSGAEITDERGSLVDVSVETIDWEPEDAGKSGYDHYMLKEIHDQPRAIRRCLRGRLRELDGAVEIDELGGLDRPDRVHFVACGTSYHASLYGARLFRERGIPSTAFLASEYDVGKIPIDEGTAVIGVTQSGETADTLAALREANSAGATTVTVSNVVGSSASREADHVLYIRAGPEISVAATKTFASQQVALTLLASAITGACDRDTLEALRSLPDHVQSVLDQSRTHEIAAEYADAEMDAYFFIGRGYAAPVALEGALKLKEISYAHAEGFPAGELKHGPLALVTERTPVFAVVTGDSRAETMLGNINEVSSRGAPVVAVTDSPEPLAADVDHVVPIPETDPRLAPILANVQLQLVAYWIARELGRSIDKPRNLAKSVTVQ